One window of the Trifolium pratense cultivar HEN17-A07 linkage group LG2, ARS_RC_1.1, whole genome shotgun sequence genome contains the following:
- the LOC123908431 gene encoding uncharacterized protein LOC123908431, producing the protein MKKLYRRKGTVHPSSDQLSFLPATILILTVALSPADKEILAYLISCSSSSFNGNSRRKIKDIVDGDHQPLFHCSCFHCYMSYWIRWNSSPNHKLIHKIIDDFEDFLSQTANKRKKKNKKGSHNRRRSSDSNRSELESVAESNSSSNIDSVEVENEEKVGSLRKLVSFIGERIWSFFIIQLFC; encoded by the coding sequence atgaaaaaactttaCCGGCGAAAAGGAACGGTTCATCCATCATCGGACCAACTATCCTTCCTTCCAGCAACAATCCTCATTCTCACCGTCGCTCTCTCACCGGCGGACAAAGAAATCTTAGCTTACCTTATTTCATGCTCTTCTTCATCTTTCAATGGAAACTCTCGCCGAAAAATCAAGGATATCGTCGATGGTGACCATCAACCTCTCTTTCATTGTAGTTGCTTCCATTGCTACATGAGTTATTGGATTCGTTGGAACTCTTCGCCTAATCATAAACTCATTCACAAAATCATTGATGATTTTGAAGATTTTCTCTCTCAAACTGCaaataaaaggaagaagaaaaacaaaaaaggctCCCACAACAGAAGAAGATCATCCGATTCAAATCGTTCTGAGTTGGAATCGGTTGCGGAGAgtaatagtagtagtaatatTGATTCagttgaagttgaaaatgaaGAGAAAGTAGGGTCACTAAGAAAGCTTGTAAGTTTCATTGGTGAAAGGATTtggtcattttttattattcagttattttgttga
- the LOC123910095 gene encoding serine/threonine/tyrosine-protein kinase HT1 codes for MNFARASMAGSWFNKLRLRRSKSNKPLPEPSSSSSKARLNSDADNMERKRFDSLESWSMILDSENVETWEASKEDQEEWTADLSQLFIGNKFASGAHSRIYRGIYKQRAVAVKMVRIPNQNEERRTLLEQQFKSEVALLSRLFHPNIVQFIAACKKPPVYCIITEYMSQGTLRMYLNKKEPYSLSIETVLRLALDISRGMEYLHSQGVIHRDLKSNNLLLNDEMRVKVADFGTSCLETRCRETKGNMGTYRWMAPEMIKEKPYTRKVDVYSFGIVLWELTTALLPFQGMTPVQAAFAVAEKNERPPLPASCQPALAHLIKRCWSANPSKRPDFSDIVSTLERYDECVKEGLPLTHHSGLVTKNFIIERLKGCVSMSSSIPVNA; via the exons ATGAACTTTGCTAGAGCTTCAATGGCAGGTTCATGGTTCAACAAGCTTCGCCTGCGAAGGTCTAAGAGTAATAAACCTTTACCAGAGCCTTCTTCTTCGTCTTCTAAGGCTCGGTTAAATTCTGATGCAGACAACATGGAAAGAAAAAGATTTGATAGCTTAGAATCATGGTCCATGATATTGGACTCCGAGAATGTCGAAACGTGGGAAGCTTCAAAGGAGGATCAGGAAGAATGGACTGCTGATCTTTCTCAGCTTTTCATAGGTAACAAGTTTGCTTCTGGTGCTCACAGTCGAATTTACCGTGGAATTTACAAGCAGAGAGCTGTTGCTGTTAAAATGGTGAGGATACCTAATCAGAATGAAGAAAGAAGAACATTGCTAGAACAGCAATTCAAATCTGAAGTTGCTTTACTCTCACGTCTCTTTCATCCTAACATAGTGCAG TTTATTGCAGCATGTAAAAAACCACCTGTGTACTGCATAATAACAGAATACATGTCACAAGGAACTCTAAGGATGTATCTGAACAAGAAAGAGCCTTACTCACTTTCAATAGAAACTGTACTAAGGTTAGCACTTGACATTTCAAGAGGTATGGAATACCTTCATTCTCAAGGTGTGATTCATAGAGATCTCAAATCAAATAACTTGCTTCTCAATGATGAGATGAGGGTTAAGGTGGCAGATTTCGGAACATCGTGTCTTGAAACACGGTGCCGAGAAACAAAAGGAAACATGGGAACTTATCGTTGGATGGCGCCTGAGATGATTAAGGAAAAACCGTATACTCGTAAAGTTGATGTGTATAGTTTTGGAATTGTGCTTTGGGAACTTACAACTGCTCTGCTTCCTTTTCAAGGAATGACTCCAGTACAAGCTGCTTTTGCAGTTGCTGAGAAG AATGAAAGGCCTCCACTGCCTGCAAGTTGTCAACCAGCACTTGCGCATCTAATAAAGCGATGTTGGTCAGCAAACCCTTCGAAGAGGCCAGATTTCAGTGATATTGTGTCTACTCTTGAGAGGTATGATGAATGTGTAAAGGAAGGTCTTCCTCTAACTCATCATTCAGGACTAGTCACCAAAAACTTCATTATCGAACGCTTAAAAGGCTGCGTCTCCATGAGTTCCTCCATACCTGTAAATGCTTAA
- the LOC123908430 gene encoding uncharacterized protein LOC123908430: MESIAERMLKAKQDERASKAARGKKKVVARASQEVRPGTPSVQVIGSSGVGTGTPTSAPRPPPAKRTREEDPPVQDAGMGGCSKFPVPRCFTVDRFFEKYPPEVFETERAAILNQEPEARREQHARDMAAMVRMVSSSLVLGDERESLVEQLNTAEARHERSKSRINQLKIVVEDLREKQKHWGDQLDEHRKRGEDLDAARAEIERLNAAMAPGENEHKAAEGLTTRADLVKVIAQLSHDFVEGTEYAFENAVQQIKCLNPDVELVTRGMHVNGQVKDGQIVIPAGLADSDEEGEDAEGVFEEGHEDEQDDVTEQEDRCEE, encoded by the coding sequence ATGGAGAGCATTGCTGAGCGCATGTTGAAGGCCAAGCAAGATGAAAGGGCGAGCAAGGCTGCTCGGGGAAAGAAGAAGGTTGTTGCTAGAGCTTCCCAGGAAGTGAGGCCGGGGACCCCTTCCGTGCAGGTTATTGGGTCCTCGGGTGTTGGTACGGGCACCCCTACCTCAGCTCCCCGGCCTCCTCCAGCGAAGaggacaagagaagaagatCCCCCGGTTCAGGATGCGGGCATGGGAGGATGCAGCAAGTTTCCGGTTCCTCGGTGCTTTACCGTGGACAGATTTTTTGAGAAGTATCCCCCGGAGGTCTTTGAAACTGAAAGGGCTGCCATTCTTAACCAGGAACCAGAGGCCCGTAGGGAGCAGCATGCTCGAGACATGGCTGCTATGGTGCGGATGGTCTCGAGCTCCCTTGTCCTCGGTGACGAGCGGGAGTCTTTAGTCGAGCAGCTGAACACTGCCGAGGCCCGGCACGAGCGGTCCAAAAGTCGGATCAACCAACTCAAAATTGTTGTGGAAGATCTCCGGGAGAAGCAAAAACATTGGGGTGACCAGCTGGACGAGCACCGTAAAAGGGGAGAGGATTTGGATGCTGCTCGGGCTGAAATTGAAAGGCTTAATGCTGCCATGGCGCCGGGCGAGAACGAGCACAAGGCTGCCGAGGGGTTGACcacccgagcagacttggtcaaggtgattgctCAGCTGTCTCATGATTTTGTAGAGGGCACTGAGTACGCCTTTGAGAATGCCGTGCAGCAAATCAAGTGCCTCAATCCTGACGTGGAGCTGGTGACCCGGGGAATGCATGTGAACGGGCAGGTCAAGGATGGCCAAATTGTTATCCCGGCTGGCCTGGCCGACTCTGATGAAGAGGGGGAAGATGCTGAGGGGGTGTTCGAGGAGGGTCATGAAGACGAGCAGGATGATGTGACTGAGCAGGAAGATAGGtgcgaggagtag
- the LOC123908115 gene encoding tropinone reductase-like 3, giving the protein MEIGKRLKGKIAIVTASTQGIGFAIAERLGLEGASVVISSRRQKNVDVAADKLRAKGIDVFAVVCHVSNAQQRKDLIDKTVQKYGKIDVVVSNAAANPSVDAILQTQDSVLDKLWEINVKATILLLKDASPYLSKGSSVVIISSIAGYNPVASMAMYGVTKTALLGLTKALAAEMAPKTRVNCVAPGFVPTNFASFITSNSAMREELEAKTLLGRLGTTEDMGAAAAFLASDDASYITGETIVVSGGVPSRL; this is encoded by the exons ATGGAAATAGGAAAGAGATTGAAAGGAAAAATTGCGATCGTGACAGCTTCAACACAGGGAATTGGGTTTGCCATAGCCGAGAGACTTGGCTTGGAAGGTGCTTCTGTTGTTATCTCTTCTCGCAGACAG AAAAACGTTGATGTGGCTGCTGATAAACTCAGAGCCAAAGGAATTGATGTATTTGCAGTTGTTTGCCATGTCTCTAATGCTCAACAAAGGAAGGATTTGATCGACAAAACTGTCCAG AAGTATGGAAAGATAGATGTTGTTGTGTCTAATGCTGCTGCAAATCCTTCTGTCGATGCCATTTTGCAAACACAAGATTCAGTACTCGACAAATTATGGGAGATAAATGTCAAAGCTACTATACTTCTTCTCAAG GATGCAAGCCCATACTTGTCCAAGGGTTCTTCTGTTGTTATCATTTCATCGATTGCTGGTTATAACCCAGTGGCTTCTATGGCTATGTATGGAGTGACCAAAACAGCCCTTCTTGGACTTACCAAA GCCCTGGCTGCTGAGATGGCTCCAAAAACTCGTGTAAATTGTGTTGCTCCTGGTTTTGTACCAACTAATTTTGCTTCTTTCATTACCAGTAATTCTGCTATG AGAGAGGAGCTTGAAGCGAAGACATTACTCGGAAGGCTTGGTACAACTGAGGACATGGGTGCTGCTGCAGCTTTTTTGGCATCTGATGATGCTTCTTATATAACAGGAGAAACTATAGTAGTTTCTGGTGGAGTGCCATCGAGACTGTAG
- the LOC123908114 gene encoding EH domain-containing protein 1-like gives MKTVSDWIHSSPNEQINTYQQWFISADSDGDGRVSGNDATKFFALSNLSRPQLKQVWAIADTKRQGFLGFEEFVTAMQLISVGQAGYDLNSDILKTQIDNEKIRPPVMEGIEALVVNKESSKINAQHDLFGTVQSRPFPPSASKSIKKLPLSAVTSIIDGLKKLYVERLKPLEVTYRFNDFVSPVLTDSDFDAKPMVMLLGQYSTGKTTFIKHLLRCEYPGAHIGPEPTTDRFVAVMSGTDERSIPGNTVAVDASMPFSGLTSFGSSFLSKFQCSQMPHPLLDEITFVDTPGVLSGEKQRTQRSYDFTGVISWFAAKCDLILLLFDPHKLDISDEFKRVIGSLRGHDDKIRVVLNKADQIDTQQLMRVYGALMWSLGKVLNTPEVVRVYIGSFNDKPINEGFVGPLGQELFEKEQNDLLSDLVDIPRKACDGRINEFVKRARSAKIHAYIISHLKMEMPAMMGKAKVQQRLIDNLEDEFRKVQREFHLPAGDFPNVDHFRDVLSSYSIDKFDKLKPKMIQAVDDMLGYEIPELLKKFRNPYD, from the exons ATGAAAACAGTTTCCGATTGGATCCATTCATCTCCGAATGAACAAATCAACACTTACCAACAATGGTTCATCTCGGCAGATTCAG ATGGTGATGGCCGTGTCAGTGGAAATGATGCTACTAAATTCTTCGCTCTCTCCAACTTGTCTCGTCCTCAACTCAAACAG GTTTGGGCTATCGCGGATACCAAACGACAAGGTTTTTTAGGTTTTGAAGAGTTTGTTACTGCAATGCAG CTCATTTCTGTGGGACAGGCAGGGTATGATCTTAACTCAGATATCCTTAAAACTCAAA TTGACAATGAAAAGATCAGACCTCCAGTAATGGAAGGAATTGAGGCATTAGTAGTA aataaagAGAGTTCGAAAATAAATGCCCAACATGATTTATTTG GTACTGTTCAGTCTCGGCCTTTTCCACCAAGTGCTTCAAAATCTATAAAGAAG ttaccTCTCAGTGCAGTGACATCAATAATAGATGGCTTGAAGAAATTGTATGTGGAGCGGCTAAAACCGTTGGAGGTTACTTATCGATTCAATGATTTTGTATCTCCAGTATTG ACCGACAGCGATTTTGATGCTAAACCAATGGTCATGCTTCTTGGTCAATATTCCACAGGGAAAACAACATTTATAAAACATTTGCTAAGATGTGAATATCCAG GGGCACACATTGGACCAGAGCCTACCACTGACAGATTTGTTGCTGTCATG TCTGGAACTGATGAGAGGAGCATTCCTGGAAATACTGTAGCAGTCGATGCTAGCATGCCTTTTAGTGGCCTGACAAGTTTTGGCAGTTCATTTTTGTCAAAGTTTCAATGCTCTCAAATGCCACATCCa CTGCTAGATGAAATAACATTTGTGGACACCCCTGGTGTCCTCTCTGGAGAAAAGCAAAGGACTCAACGAAGTTATGATTTCACTGGTGTTATATCATGGTTTGCTGCAAAATGTGATTTGATTCTTCTCCTATTTGATCCTCACAAACTTGACATCAGTGATGAATTTAAACGAGTGATTGGCTCCCTGCGTGGTCATGACGACAAAATACGAGTGGTTTTGAACAAGGCGGATCAAATTGATACTCAACAA CTCATGAGAGTTTATGGAGCACTGATGTGGTCTTTGGGAAAAGTTCTGAATACTCCAGAGGTTGTACGTGTATATATTGG CTCATTCAATGATAAGCCTATAAATGAAGGCTTTGTCGGCCCATTAGGACAGGAACTTTTTGAGAAGGAACAAAATGACCTCCTCTCAGATTTGGTAGATATTCCAAGAAAGGCGTGCGACGGTCGG ATCAATGAATTTGTCAAACGTGCCAGATCTGCTAAAATCCATGCCTATATAATTAGTCATCTTAAGATGGAGATGCCTGCAATGATGGGCAAAGCTAAGGTGCAACAAAGGCTAATAGATAACCTTGAAGATGAATTTAGAAAG GTTCAAAGGGAGTTTCATCTGCCAGCTGGTGATTTTCCTAATGTAGATCACTTCAGAGACGTTTTGAGTAGTTATAGTATCGACAAATTTGATAAATTGAAGCCTAAAATGATTCAAGCCGTAGATGACATGCTTGGTTATGAAATACCAGAGCTGTTAAAGAAATTTAGAAATCCTTATGATTAA
- the LOC123908276 gene encoding integrator complex subunit 3 — MVPKLTLAAPHEAENQIELSLKQSFESLEPSLKPPFSLTIPKPDEYTQLNHAILHAILTQPQFAKTHIKHLHAVVTDGYATFVNLLLKIIHHLYPKLLGSVKNQLLWVTNEMVRVSGIGYDALLISLMRHIVGGDFSDDNLWLCTKLVTLLLDKWDSLLEEASHVLCSGLYVFLRVLADHCRLNGEKFESLKHLEVNFCVKIVREEFHLCLKIGRDFIRLLQDLVHVPEFKSIWKDLMLNPTRFNTLGFSSVSQIYCTRTSSRYALLRITPEMETQLRFLLTHVKFGHQKRHLMWFARKFLSELDKETVIVDIVRFICCAHHPPNEIIQSDVIPRWAVIGWLLTTFRRKNYIEANAKLALFYDWLFFDERMDNIMNIEPAILLMVHSIPQYVEMTNTLLEFLLLLLDNYDMEHKDIIVKGVSSAFRLLESKGVIQSLDVLTSCPTLSPSLKERLSKLLLSCGIGKLGSSKESLPVPIQPGQQMV; from the exons ATGGTTCCGAAGCTCACACTAGCGGCACCTCATGAAGCCGAAAACCAAATCGAACTATCTCTGAAACAATCCTTTGAGTCTCTAGAACCTTCTTTGAAACCACCCTTCTCTTTAACCATTCCAAAACCCGATGAATACACTCAACTGAATCATGCAATCCTTCACGCCATTCTCACCCAACCCCAATTCGCCAAAACCCACATTAAGCACTTACACGCCGTTGTAACTGACGGTTATGCCACCTTCGTCAATTTGCTCCTCAAAATCATCCACCACCTCTACCCGAAGCTCCTTGGTTCGGTGAAAAACCAGTTGCTTTGGGTCACCAATGAAATGGTTCGTGTCTCGGGGATTGGTTATGATGCTCTATTGATTTCCCTTATGAGGCATATCGTTGGTGGTGATTTCAGTGATGATAATTTGTGGCTTTGTACTAAATTGGTGACCCTTTTGTTGGATAAATGGGATTCTTTGTTGGAAGAAGCATCCCATGTTTTGTGCAGTGGTTTGTATGTGTTTCTTCGTGTTTTGGCTGATCATTGTAGGCTTAACGGTGAAAAGTTTGAGTCTTTGAAACATTTGGAGGTTAATTTTTGTGTGAAGATAGTGAGGGAAGAGTTTCACTTGTGCTTGAAAATTGGGAGGGATTTTATTCGGTTGTTGCAGGATTTAGTTCATGTTCCGGAGTTTAAGTCTATATGGAAAGATCTAATGTTGAATCCAACTAGGTTTAATACTTTAGGGTTTAGTAGTGTTTCTCAGATTTATTGTACTAGGACTTCGAGTAGGTATGCTTTGCTTAGGATCACTCCTGAAATGGAGACTCAATTGCGGTTTTTGCTTACTCATGTGAAATTCGGGCATCAAAAGAGGCATTTAATGTGGTTTGCTAGGAAGTTTCTAAGTGAGCTTGATAAAGAGACTGTTATAGTTGACATAGTTAGGTTTATATGTTGTGCACACCATCCCCCAAATGAGATTATTCAGTCGGACGTGATTCCTAGATGGGCTGTTATTGGTTGGCTTTTGACAACTTTTAGGAGGAAGAATTATATCGAGGCTAATGCGAAACTAGCTTTGTTTTATGACTGGCTCTTTTTTGATGAAAGGATGGACAATATCATGAATATAGAGCCTGCTATTTTGTTGATGGTGCATTCTATTCCCCAATATGTGGAAATGACCAACACTCTTCTTGAGTTTTTGTTACTTCTTTTGGACAACTATGATATGGAACATAAGGATATCATTGTTAAAGGTGTTTCATCGGCTTTTCGATTGCTTGAAAGCAAAGGCGTGATTCAGTCGCTTGATGTTTTGACTTCTTGTCCTACATTGTCCCCTTCTCTAAAAGAGAGATTGAGTAAGCTATTATTATCATGTGGAATTGGAAAGCTTGGAAGTTCTAAAGAATCTCTACCAG TACCGATTCAGCCAGGGCAACAAATGGTGTAA
- the LOC123908278 gene encoding probable carboxylesterase SOBER1-like, whose amino-acid sequence MAGRSFILWLHGLGDSGPANEPIKNLFTSPEFRNTKWSFPSAPHAPVTCNYGSVMPSWFDIQEIPITADSPNDESSLLKAVQNVHATIDKEIAAGTNPNNVFVCGFSQGGALTLASVLLYPKTLGGGAVFSGWVPFNSSITEQITPEAKQTPILWSHGLVDKTVLFEAGQAAPPFLQKIGVGCEFKAYPGLAHSINNEELRYLESWIKARLQSSS is encoded by the exons ATGGCAGGTCGAAGTTTTATTCTATGGCTTCACGGTCTTGGTGATTCTGGTCCTGCTAATGAACCTATCAAGAACTTATTCACTTCTCCTGAATTCAGAAACACCAAATGGTCTTTCCCTTCTGCCCCACACGCTCCAGTCACTTGCAACT ATGGTTCTGTAATGCCTTCATGGTTTGACATTCAAGAGATTCCTATTACTGCT GACTCTCCAAACGACGAGAGTAGTTTGCTTAAAGCTGTTCAAAATGTTCATGCTACAATAGATAAGGAGATAGCTGCTGGCACAAACCCTAACAATGTATTTGTCTGTGGATTCAGTCAAGGAG GTGCCTTGACCTTGGCCAGTGTTCTGCTGTACCCTAAAACTTTAGGTGGAGGTGCTGTCTTTAGTGGTTGGGTTCCATTTAATTCGTCTATTACAGAACAAATTACACCTGAAGCTAAGCAG ACACCCATACTATGGTCCCATGGACTGGTTGACAAAACAGTATTGTTCGAAGCAGGACAAGCAGCCCCACCGTTCCTTCAAAAAATTGGTGTTGGTTGTGAGTTCAAG GCTTATCCTGGTCTTGCCCACTCAATAAACAACGAGGAGCTGCGGTATCTCGAGTCTTGGATCAAGGCACGCCTACAGAGTTCTTCCTAA